The Colletotrichum higginsianum IMI 349063 chromosome 2, whole genome shotgun sequence genome has a segment encoding these proteins:
- a CDS encoding Arca-like protein, which yields MESQREVSIADDTKKRRRGGQRKKTERHTPCDEKKPVCGNCERLRLSCRPFEPIKQSAWSAPDGTNHLTRRPRQHFQQQQQQQNLFQADEAEASFPGTLDSTGVLFTAHMPGPPWNTTAGTSPSPPKQTASIPHPQHPQQGVGVVVVEDSNGGNGGSSSTSDIISRAQVTLTAEMVHLLTTYRTSVATWMDIFDYGCAYQLEVLRRCMTSKLLVRSVCAFTAKHLSLLPSGDVWVAPATRYYGESLRGLIGYIGTGSVPEDVLTATILLCSYEIIATQGEEHQRHLAGAKLLILNRGVSASSVGLDRANFWIYIRHEITVALFNKTTLQISPRDWRVNWRETEVEEDVLANQLLWLLGRAIDVVFRQEQSVFTTTATLCDERQEIYAEVATWFRCWSPSFKGVKYGEPDDQGFSKFSAIIGGVLRSRADQADALLLSPAAKHITGISRKIRLWNMLDDIETRLGFRTRDQVKKLKELVETNI from the exons ATGGAATCACAGCGCGAAGTATCTATCGCTGATGATACGAAGAAGAGGCGCAGAGGAGGCCAAAGAAAGAAGACAG AACGTCACACTCCGTGCGACGAGAAGAAACCTGTCTGCGGCAATTGCGAGCGGCTGAGGTTATCATGTCGGCCCTTCGAGCCCATCAAGCAGTCTGCGTGGTCTGCGCCCGACGGCACCAATCATCTCACCCGTCGTCCTAGGCAGCATtttcagcagcagcagcagcagcagaaccTCTTCCAGGCAGACGAAGCAGAGGCCAGCTTCCCAGGAACCCTGGACTCGACAGGTGTTCTCTTCACCGCTCACATGCCAGGCCCACCTTGGAACACCACCGCCGGAACCTCGCCCTCCCCGCCGAAGCAGACGGCCAGCATACCGCACCCGCAGCACCCGCAGCAgggtgttggtgttgttgttgttgaagacAGTAATGGTGGCAACGGTGGCAGTAGTAGTACTAGCGATATTATTAGTCGTGCTCAAGTGACACTGACTGCGGAGATGGTACATTTGCTAACCACCTATCGGACGAGCGTGGCGACCTGGATGGATATATTCGACTACGGCTGCGCGTATCAGCTTGAGGTCCTGCGCCGCTGTATGACGTCTAAGCTCCTTGTACGCAGTGTATGCGCCTTTACGGCCAAACATCTGAGTCTTCTTCCTTCGGGAGATGTGTGGGTGGCCCCGGCCACTCGCTACTACGGTGAGTCCCTGCGTGGGCTGATCGGCTATATTGGCACCGGTTCGGTCCCCGAGGATGTCCTCACTGCTACGATTCTTCTCTGCAGCTACGAGATCATTGCGACCCAGGGGGAAGAGCACCAGCGgcacctcgccggcgcgaAGCTTCTGATCCTGAATCGGGGCGTCAGTGCCTCATCGGTTGGCCTGGACAGAGCCAACTTCTGGATATACATCCGGCACGAGATCACTGTGGCCCTGTTCAACAAGACGACTCTTCAGATCAGCCCCAGGGACTGGAGGGTCAACTGGCGGGAGAcggaggtcgaggaggatgtcCTGGCGAACCAGCTCCTCTGGCTACTTGGCAGAGCCATTGACGTCGTCTTTCGTCAAGAGCAGAGCGTCTTCACAACAACGGCGACATTGTGCGATGAGCGGCAAGAAATTTATGCTGAAGTCGCAACCTGGTTCCGTTGCTGGTCCCCGTCGTTCAAGGGGGTCAAGTACGGCGAACCGGACGATCAAGGCTTCTCCAAGTT TTCGGCCATCATCGGAGGCGTACTGCGCTCTCGAGCTGACCAAGCCGATGCTCTCTTATTATCTCCAGCTGCCAAGCACATTACCGGCATCAGCAGGAAGATTCGCCTTTGGAATATGCTAGATGATATCGAGACTCGTCTCGGCTTCCGCACACGGGATCAGGTCAAAAAGCTCAAAGAGCTCGTCGAGACCAACATTTGA
- a CDS encoding Benzoate 4-monooxygenase cytochrome P450 yields the protein MRRLREDLDEALGADDVIAPWSKMKRLPYLRAYIDESMRLSPPVATDLIRKTPPDRSYMVAGELIPPDASAWKPERWLMKGDGKLSDGKPRDMLAIYNPFSASGRACIGRNTAILVHVVCIGTLIHRYDFALPDPDFEMEWIDYFNLWPVELRLKVWRRQPGTAALASVGDVPTEKKPWSENSRSEESEKTEVV from the exons ATGAGAAGGCTTCGCGAGGATCTCGACGAAGCACTGGGGGCCGACGATGTCATCGCGCCCTGGTCCAAGATGAAGAGGTTGCCATACCTGAGGGCCTATATCGACGAATCTATGCGCCTTTCTCCCCCCGTAGCAACCGATCTCATCCGCAAGACACCACCGGACCGCTCCTACATGGTCGCCGGCGAGTTAATCCCTCCAGATGCGAGC GCCTGGAAGCCCGAGCGGTGGCTAATGAAGGGTGATGGGAAACTCAGTGATGGGAAACCCAGAGACATGCTTGCCATCTACAACCCGTTCAGTGCCAGCGGCCGCGCCTGCATTGGTCGAAATACGGCAATCCTGGTGCATGTGGTGTGCATTGGCACGCTCATTCATCGGTACGACTTTGCCTTGCCCGACCCAGACTTTGAGATGGAGTGGATCGACTACTTCAACCTATGGCCTGTTGAACTCCGTCTGAAGGTCTGGAGGCGCCAACCTGGTACAGCAGCTCTGGCTTCTGTCGGCGATGTACCGACTGAGAAGAAGCCTTGGAGTGAGAATTCTCGAAGCGAGGAATCTGAAAAGACCGAGGTAGTGTAA
- a CDS encoding Benzoate 4-monooxygenase cytochrome p450 has translation MLAVWLVAAWILLILPWPFIRYLQDPKGLRKYPSQNIFSGLTGLAYGWEVGRRHRVFHTRRPHEQLVRDPVVRIGPGWLMQGTDLTLVTRPDGLKEYANIIDCMHSSSRANATLVWDAASFPMMKKLTNFLSPWYASQWHNASNWAAYIDQITAERVERGEKGEGFHDLSLSAHDQG, from the coding sequence ATGTTGGCAGTATGGCTGGTCGCGGCATGGATCCTCTTGATCCTGCCATGGCCTTTTATTCGCTATCTTCAAGATCCCAAAGGATTACGCAAGTATCCTAGCCAAAACATCTTCTCGGGCCTAACGGGTTTGGCCTATGGCTGGGAGGTgggacgccgtcatcgcgTGTTCCACACTCGCCGGCCGCACGAGCAGCTCGTCAGAGATCCCGTGGTCCGCATTGGGCCCGGCTGGTTGATGCAGGGGACCGACCTAACTCTGGTCACGCGTCCGGATGGCCTAAAGGAGTATGCTAACATCATCGATTGCATGCACAGCAGTTCACGCGCCAACGCTACCCTAGTGTGGGACGCGGCCAGCTTCCCTATGATGAAGAAATTGACCAACTTCCTGTCTCCGTGGTACGCGAGCCAGTGGCACAACGCCTCCAACTGGGCCGCCTACATTGATCAGATCACAGCGGAACGTGTAGAACGCggggagaagggcgagggctttcacgatctctctctgtcaGCTCATGATCAGGGATAG
- a CDS encoding Sugar transporter, which translates to MASYGCSLGGFLLGIDTGIIGPVTVMESFNEPFGHPSPTLHGVIVSSILASAAVASFLAGHLADRLGRPAGIAIGSMLFGIGCAIEAGAVHLGMFMAGRVVAGIGEGFTSGIMIV; encoded by the coding sequence ATGGCCAGTTATGGATGCTCGCTTGGCGGCTTCCTGCTTGGGATCGACACGGGCATCATCGGGCCCGTCACTGTCATGGAGTCCTTCAACGAGCCCTTTGGCCATCCGAGCCCAACACTTCACGGCGTAATCGTATCATCCATCCTTGcatcggccgccgtcgcctcaTTTTTAGCTGGCCACTTGGCTGACAGGCTCGGTCGGCCGGCTGGGATCGCCATCGGTTCTATGCTATTCGGGATCGGCTGCGCCATAGAGGCGGGTGCTGTTCACCTGGGAATGTTTATGGCTGGCCGAGTGGTGGCGGGCATAGGCGAGGGCTTCACGAGCGGAATAATGATTGTGTAA
- a CDS encoding MFS sugar transporter: MPAISLTATTRYICEISPAKHRGALTTGPQLLICVGLLVGFFTCYGTERIESDLSWRLPFILLASYSVTFSTAAYLLLPASPRWLAHHGKPTHEVSAAWETLGIHGEDQEDMAEPFENAEAKASSSSSSNTMDLFSPEARPRFSMAVFLLAMQQFCGIDGVMYYAPMLFRQAGIGLNGDTFLVSGILSIVICAVSIPGTIWADGWGRRANTIFGGLGMAGAMFIIGALYAADVVHATGPARWIVIVVIYIFTVIYCVSWGIVLKIYAAEIQPQKTRASATSIAHGANWLTNFTVALITPILLASSRYGAYFLFGGCTLLTAAICWFWMPETRGRTLSEIQRAFHANTSSDLESSGKSIQKTPQTASGVFVQEEETKQEKN; this comes from the exons ATGCCCGCAATAAGCCTGACTGCCACGACTAGATATATTTGCGAAATCTCACCCGCCAAACACCGCGGAGCTCTCACAACGGGTCCTCAACTCCTGATATGTGTTGGGCTCCTGGTAGGCTTTTTCACCTGCTACGGAACTGAGCGCATTGAGTCAGACCTCTCTTGGCGGCTTCCCTTCATCCTTCTCGCCTCTTATTCTGTCACTTTCTCCACCGCTGCCTACTTGCTGTTACCagcgtcgccgaggtggcTGGCCCATCATGGAAAGCCTACGCATGAAGTGTCAGCGGCTTGGGAGACTCTTGGTATCCATGGCGAGGACCAAGAGGATATGGCGGAGCCGTTTGAGaacgccgaggccaaggcatcatcatcatcatcatcaaat ACAATGGACCTCTTTTCCCCCGAAGCACGACCGCGGTTCTCTATGGCTGTCTTCCTGCTGGCCATGCAACAATTCTGTGGCATCGATGGTGTCATGTAT TATGCTCCAATGCTCTTCCGTCAGGCCGGTATCGGTTTGAACGGGGACACTTTCCTCGTCTCGGGTATTCTGTCGATTGTCATCTGTGCCGTCAGCATTCCGGGCACCATCTGGGCTGATGGTTGGGGCCGACGCGCCAACACCATCTTTGGTGGCTTGGGCATGGCCGGGGCCATGTTCATCATCGGTGCACTGTACGCCGCAGATGTCGTGCATGCCACGGGTCCGGCCAGATGGATCGTCATCGTGGTTATCTACATCTTTACCGTCATATACTGCGTCTCGTGGGGTATCGTCTTGAAGATCTACGCGGCCGAGATTCAACCTCAAAAAACCCGGGCCAGCGCCACGAGCATTGCCCACGGTGCCAACTGGCTGACCAACTTCACCGTTGCCCTCATCACCCCGATCCTGCTAGCAAGCTCTAGATACGGCGCTTATTTTCTCTTCGGTGGATGCACGCTCCTTACAGCGGCTATCTGCTGGTTCTGGATGCCCGAGACTAGAGGACGAACACTGTCGGAGATACAGCGTGCATTCCACGCCAACACCTCAAGTGACCTGGAGAGCTCAGGCAAATCCATCCAAAAGACACCACAAACAGCATCTGGGGTTTTTGTacaggaggaggagaccaAGCAAGAGAAGAACTAG
- a CDS encoding Zinc-binding oxidoreductase, producing the protein MTTTAPQTCKALVIRAKDEKEEAFTLVQEQIPVPKPLPHQALVKVAVAAQNPTDVLCYDGGVFGDGSVLGCDFVGTVVAVGAEVTLIQVGDKIAGLIWGGEIKGQGAYSQYTIADEKICYKIPDGLSLEEAATVPLTATTAWLALFRSASLAIDRNKGSAINLLVWAGSTSCGLYAIQIAALFGFNVGTVCSPSQASRLRSLGANHVFDYKDPDVISKIKQAMPSVDYIFDTIGTESSSTLASQAMNPAGGTLCTVRPFREHTEDVTSQTKVTSLLVFTSFLKDHTMGSTLLPASEEDHRLASEFYERIPQLLRQGKIKPNSPQLIQGGLDGIQEGFQMYRDGKIRGNKLVYRL; encoded by the exons ATGACTACTACTGCTCCACAGACCTGCAAGGCTCTCGTCATCAGAGCAAAGgatgagaaggaggaggctttCACTTTGGTCCAAGAGCAGATCCCCGTCCCCAAGCCTCTTCCCCATCAGGCCCTCGTAAAGGTTGCCGTCGCAGCTCAGAACCCCACAGATGTCCTATGCTACGATGGCGGCGTTTTTGGAGATGGCTCTGTGCTGGGGTGCGACTTTGTCGGCACCGTCGTTGCTGTTGGAGCCGAGGTGACCCTGATTCAGGTAGGCGACAAGATCGCCGGGCTGATCTGGGGAGGTGAGATCAAGGGCCAGGGAGCTTACAGCCAGTacaccatcgccgacgagaaAATATGCTACAAGATTCCCGACGGACTATCGCTTGAGGAGGCTGCCACAGTGCCCTTGACAGCTACAACCGCGTGGCTAGCTCTTTTCAGGTCTGCCAGCCTGGCCATTGATCGAAACAAGGGCTCTGCGATTAACCTACTTGTCTGGGCTGGAAGCA CCAGTTGCGGCTTGTATGCAATCCAGATTGCAGCCCTCTTTGGCTTCAATGTTGGGACCGTGTGTAGTCCGTCGCAGGCGTCACGTCTCCGCTCGCTTGGTGCCAATCATGTCTTTGATTACAAGGACCCCGATGTGATCTCCAAGATTAAGCAGGCCATGCCTTCCGTGGATTACATATTCGATACCATTGGTACCGAGAGCTCATCCACCCTTGCCTCCCAGGCCATGAACCCAGCTGGCGGTACTCTCTGCACTGTTAGGCCCTTCAGGGAACACACTGAAGATGTAACTTCCCAAACCAAGGTCACATCACTCCTTGTCTTTACATCATTCCTCAAGGACCATACAATGGGGTCAACCCTTTTGCCT GCTTCCGAGGAGGATCACAGACTTGCGTCGGAGTTCTATGAAAGGATCCCTCAGCTTCTACGTCAGGGCAAAATCAAGCCCAACTCCCCACAGCTTATCCAGGGAGGACTGGACGGGATCCAGGAGGGTTTCCAGATGTATAGAGATGGAAAGATTCGTGGGAACAAGCTTGTTTACCGTCTTTAA
- a CDS encoding KR domain-containing protein: MGKTGWGGGLESFTSKLVGLFADESILAIGSHIMERSARILGAQEEDFQYDSISVSSHVIDSMIGVELQSWLFKEFGVQVSVQIS; encoded by the coding sequence ATGGGCAAGACGGGATGGGGTGGAGGACTTGAGAGCTTCACTTCCAAGCTTGTGGGACTCTTCGCGGACGAGTCGATTCTCGCCATCGGGTCGCACATCATGGAGAGGTCAGCGCGAATTCTTGGAGCCCAAGAAGAGGATTTCCAATATGATAGCATCTCCGTCTCGAGCCACGTCATCGACTCTATGATTGGTGTCGAGCTCCAGTCTTGGTTGTTCAAGGAATTCGGCGTTCAGGTCAGTGTCCAGATCAGCTAG
- a CDS encoding Tat pathway signal sequence has protein sequence MNPAQTSSSMSLVVHEKLELAKHDEDATRLRDTNAKATQLLGDIQTALAGITGLKRAQNWSKSIEKLRAEYKMPRFVIGVLGDTGSGKSSLINAVLDEERVVPTNCMRACTAVITEISWNTNEDPAKKYRAEIEFITQAEWTTEVIALHRDILDLNGNLSPDIRNIDSDAGIAYAVLRAVYPKHTDQQFRETDPFVLANFVKVREVIGKTQVVEEAECGSFYSKIQSFVDSEEKHSKNAAEPANKAPHEQTMAFWPLIKVVRIFLKSEVVSSGVVLVDLPGGRDSNATRAAVAAKYVKECSRLWVVAPITRAVDDKTAKTLLGDHFKQQLKYDGAYNNITFICTKADDISLDEAAPSLGIEILIAKEQERKTRTEKEIEEKKGAVTALEPQISSLQETLNNISRDNKEWQGLRKLVSQGLRVVAPTTSPQKRKHFQPLTAEEPVSAKKVKKEFESIDADDTSDESDLDDNDDADDDQPAPLTLEVTREKLDELKATKKSVKEEKKNMVGRMSQLKEEIKNLRKQRSDIKTNMHRQCIQGRNMYSRDAIKQDFAFGLKEFDEELLAEQQQNGPQQAQGETDYEQIGNNLPVFCISSRGYQQLRNRMKKDQKVVGFTSLEDTEIPGLRYHTLELAAAIQASHFRHHLSEICRLLSALDLFVAGGAANLKLSDKEKKQETENLEKSLAKLGAALVEVITRCMTECNVIVKKRIFKKTGTGASNASEKATSTAEGWGAKHDAGGLRYMTYKATCRRLGVFKGAAGPRDFNEGKYTQLLKPLKHHTAHAWDSAFRLQLPEKLKTLATSMKHLIDAFHEQMKDRRFLVQNNDIVKDIIVKLLAAQKENLVHIGNEQQKMLQESGKHANRLFGPAIQTSMLPAYNGCVLQQGTGSFIVMKDIMSTHVESTKNTMFKTAARDVENAVNNMLRSLESTVKDDTNNVINAMQEDYIGLIGEVATEADNRARKTLSPLLREFYNKLDAALTPAPEEDAASQPIDLEMAGGGSEDEYRPDSEGSD, from the exons ATGAATCCCGCTCAGACTTCGAGCTCTATGAGCCTCGTGGTACATGAGAAGCTAGAGTTAGCCAAACATGACGAGGACGCGACGAGACTCAGAGATACCAACGCAAAGGCAACCCAACTATTGGGCGACATTCAGACAGCACTTGCCGGCATTACCGGCTTGAAGCGTGCTCAAAACTGGAGCAAGTCGATTGAGAAGCTCCGGGCCGAGTACAAAATGCCGCGTTTCGTCATCGGCGTTCTGGGCGATACCGGCTCAGGCAAGAGCTCACTCATCAACGCTGTTCTGGACGAAGAGAGAGTTGTTCCGACCAACTGCATGCGAGCCTGTACCGCAGTAATCACTGAAATCTCATGGAACACAAACGAAGATCCCGCAAAGAAGTATCGCGCGGAAATCGAGTTCATTACCCAAGCAGAGTGGACGACTGAGGTTATTGCTCTTCACCGCGACATTCTGGACCTGAACGGCAATCTTTCTCCGGACATCAGAAACATCGATAGCGACGCCGGCATTGCGTACGCTGTATTGAGAGCAGTTTACCCAAAGCATACCGACCAGCAGTTCAGAGAGACTGACCCCTTTGTGCTTGCGAATTTCGTCAAGGTGCGGGAGGTAATCGGAAAGACGCAGGTTGTTGAAGAGGCAGAGTGTGGCTCGTTCTATTCGAAGATCCAGTCATTCGTGGATTCGGAAGAGAAGCACAGCAAGAACGCCGCAGAACCTGCCAACAAGGCGCCTCACGAACAGACAATGGCCTTCTGGCCCCTCATCAAAGTTGTCCGTATCTTCCTGAAGTCAGAAGTTGTGTCCAGTGGCGTTGTACTAGTGGACCTG CCTGGAGGTCGCGACTCCAATGCTACTCGAGCAGCCGTTGCCGCGAAGTATGTCAAGGAGTGCTCGAGACTCTGGGTCGTTGCACCCATCACCCGTGCTGTGGACGACAAGACGGCCAAGACTCTTCTCGGAGACCATTTCAAGCAGCAGCTCAAGTACGACGGTGCTTACAACAACATTACCTTCATCTGTACCAAGGCGGACGACATTTCTCTCGACGAGGCAGCGCCGAGCCTTGGCATTGAGATACTCATTGCAAAGGAGCAAGAGCGGAAGACTCGAACGGAGAAAGAGATcgaggaaaaaaagggggcaGTCACCGCTCTGGAGCCTCAGATTTCAAGCCTGCAGGAGACATTGAATAACATCAGCAGAGACAACAAAGAATGGCAAGGACTTCGCAAGCTGGTCAGCCAGGGACTCAGAGTGGTTGCACCCACGACATCCCCACAGAAGCGGAAGCATTTCCAACCTCTGACTGCGGAAGAACCTGTTTCGGCCAAAAAGGTGAAGAAAGAATTCGAGTCTATTGACGCTGATGACACCAGCGATGAATCGGACCTTGACGACAatgatgacgccgacgacgatcAGCCTGCACCTCTGACTCTTGAGGTCACGCGAGAGAAGTTGGATGAGCTCAAGGCGACTAAGAAGTCTgtgaaggaagagaagaagaacatgGTTGGACGCATGTCGCAGCTCAAGGAGGAAATCAAAAACCTCAGAAAGCAGCGCTCAGACATCAAGACCAACATGCACAGGCAGTGCATCCAAGGACGCAACATGTACTCCCGAGATGCCATCAAGCAAGACTTCGCGTTTGGTCTCAAGGA GTTTGACGAAGAACTGCTTgcggagcagcagcagaatGGCCCGCAACAGGCCCAAGGTGAGACTGACTATGAGCAGATCGGAAACAACCTTCCCGTCTTCTGTATCAGCAGTCGCGGCTACCAGCAGCTGAGAAACCGCATGAAGAAGGACCAAAAGGTTGTTGGATTCACGTCGCTCGAGGACACAGAGATCCCGGGCCTTCGCTATCACACCCTCGAGTTGGCCGCGGCCATTCAAGCCAGCCACTTCCGGCACCATCTCAGCGAGATATGTCGTCTCCTGAGCGCGTTGGACCTCTTTGTTGCTGGAGGTGCTGCCAACCTCAAGCTTTCagacaaggagaagaagcaggaaACGGAAAACCTCGAGAAGTCACTAGCCAAGCTAGGAGCG GCACTTGTTGAGGTCATCACTCGATGCATGACGGAGTGCAATGTGATTGTGAAGAAGAGAATCTTCAAGAAAACTGGAACGGGCGCCTCCAATGCTTCGGAAAAAGCCACGTCTACCGCTGAGGGCTGGGGCGCCAAGCACGATGCTGGTGGTCTTCGCTACATGACCTACAAGGCGACCTGTCGCCGTTT AGGGGTCTTCAAGGGCGCAGCTGGACCTCGTGACTTTAACGAGGGCAAGTACACTC AGTTGCTTAAGCCTCTCAAGCACCACACCGCTCATGCCTGGGACTCCGCATTTCGTCTGCAGCTTCCTGAGAAGCTGAAGACCTTGGCAACGTCCATGAAGCATCTCATCGATGCCTTCCACGAGCAAATGAAAGACCGTCGTTTTCTTGTACAGAACAACGACATCGTCAAAGACATCATCGTGAAGCTCTTGGCTGCTCAGAAGGAGAATCTGGTCCACATTGGCAATGAGCAGCAGAAGATGTTACAGGAGAGTGGAAAGCATGCAAACCGATTGTTTGGGCCCGCCATCCAGACGTCTATGCTGCCGGCCTACAACGGATGCGTCCTCCAGCAAG GCACTGGCTCCTTCATCGTCATGAAAGACATCATGAGTACGCACGTTGAATCCACGAAGAACACAATGTTCAAGACTGCTGCCAGAGACGTCGAGAACGCCGTCAACAACATGCTTCGAAGCCTCGAGTCGACAGTCAAGGATGATACCAACAATGTGATCAACGCGATGCAGGAAGACTACATTGGCCTTATTGGAGAAGTGGCCACCGAGGCTGATAACCGTGCTCGAAAGACGTTGAGCCCCTTGCTCAGAGAGTTTTACAACAAGCTCGATGCTGCTTTGACTCCCGCTCCTGAGGAGGATGCCGCCTCCCAGCCTATCGATCTTGAGATGGCCGGAGGCGGAAGCGAGGACGAGTACCGGCCGGACTCCGAAGGGAGCGACTGA